A single genomic interval of Helianthus annuus cultivar XRQ/B chromosome 13, HanXRQr2.0-SUNRISE, whole genome shotgun sequence harbors:
- the LOC110897600 gene encoding DNA polymerase delta small subunit, producing the protein MTAMDVDTGALQRKQSLYKSMDEIFEIQKEMYKGQQYSQIYYIRLHLIRTLIYSLLPNWKPHLPVCTVLGLEEGKECIIVGTLYKHMKLKPTILSEYSKERSATPLVSPDNFVHPDDSLVLEDESGRVNLKGNVLSPSVYVTGNVVALHGKETGGGDFFVEDLLEAGLPPQLDLPNKSGEDKYVVLVSGLNVGSISSNPLQLQLLVDHITGHLGDKKEQHSAAQIVQVVVAGNSIQIQHGLLNGQNLASKDQSKLSEPIKELDIFLTQIAAGIPIDIMAGYNDPANFALPQQPLNRCLFPGSSAYNTFRSCTNPHLFDVDNVRFLGTSGQNIDDLNKYSEAKDTLEFMERTLRWRHLAPTAPNTLGCYPFTDRDPFFIESCPHVYFVGNQDKYATRIIKGSEGQVVRLISVPKFSETGIAVMVNLKNLECSTLNFAVQISS; encoded by the exons ATGACAGCCATGGATGTTGACACCGGGGCGCTTCAAAGAAAACAATCCCTATATAAATCCATG GATGAGATTTTTGAGATTCAAAAAGAGATGTACAAGGGTCAACAGTATAGCCAGATTTACTATATAAGGTTACATTTGATCCGAACTCTCATTTACTCTCTCCTTCCCAACTGGAAACCTCACTTGCCAG TCTGTACTGTTTTGGGGCTAGAGGAAGGGAAAGAGTGCATTATTGTTGGAACACTCTATAAGCATATGAAGCTCAAACCTACAATTCTTAGCGAGTATTCAAAGGAG AGGTCTGCAACCCCACTTGTAAGCCCTGATAATTTTGTGCACCCAGATGATTCTTTGGTTTTAGAAGATGAGAGTGGAAGAGTAAACCTCAAAGGCAATGTACTATCACCTTCTGTATATGTAACAG GCAATGTTGTTGCTTTACATGGAAAGGAAACTGGCGGAGGTGATTTTTTTGTTGAAGATCTTCTTGAAGCTGGTTTACCACCACAGCTGGATCTACCAAATAAATCAG GAGAAGACAAATACGTTGTCTTAGTATCTGGATTAAATGTTGGCAGCATCTCTTCTAACccgcttcagcttcagcttcttgTTGATCACATTACTGGACATCTAGGAGATAAAAAG GAACAACACTCTGCAGCACAAATAGTTCAAGTCGTTGTTGCTGGTAATTCCATCCAAATTCAACACGGGCTTCTTAACGGCCAG AATCTGGCCTCCAAGGACCAATCTAAATTATCTGAACCAATCAAAGAGCTGGATATCTTTTTGACTCAG ATTGCTGCAGGTATTCCTATAGATATTATGGCTGGATATAATGACCCTGCAAACTTTGCTCTGCCACAACAG CCTTTGAACAGATGCCTTTTTCCTGGATCATCAGCCTATAACACATTTAGGTCCTGCACTAATCCTCATCTCTTTGATGTGGATAATGTGAG ATTTCTTGGAACATCTGGTCAAAATATTGACGATCTTAATAAGTATTCAGAAGCAAAAGATACATTAGAATTCATGGAAAGGACATTGAGGTGGAGGCACCTAGCCCCAACTGCACCAAACACACTTG GATGTTATCCCTTCACTGACAGGGACCCTTTCTTCATTGAGAGCTGTCCACATGTTTACTTTGTTGGTAATCAGGATAAATACGCGACTCGAATAATAAAAG GATCAGAGGGTCAGGTGGTGAGACTCATTTCTGTTCCGAAGTTTAGCGAGACGGGCATTGCTGTTATG GTGAACTTGAAAAACCTCGAGTGCAGCACTCTCAATTTTGCGGTTCAAATCAGCTCATAA